In Azospirillum brasilense, a single genomic region encodes these proteins:
- a CDS encoding sensor histidine kinase, translating to MHLDGNTLFAMTGVMIFLSALVATLLYKLNTSVPGPRGWAWGNILVGVFFLLRMLPAPVPEWLSIAVANGILLLGQGFTYMGMRQFVGLPPLPAVPYVAALLVGTPLLWLLDDGNARVALVSTGLLAFSVATIAALVGRSDGSVIGRRLVIGLFAVNAVMLTFRIAMALGSSINMVPNNGGGGGTMALVLFVWNIPFVFIGCAGMVLMVAERLASQEARRAEALAGEVRERERVARLLTESERQLSDLVSSSPLPILVVFPDSLTVAFLNQRAADLLGPIQGTAIGARLPDLIDLGTVGEPETMLQARSRPPGEPWEAETLARLPDGRRLWLRVSAAAVGFARREALIVNLNDISVHKDLEQSLDAARQKAETALEIQRNAMAEQRNFLAMVSHEFRNPLAVIHVAVDDLTGAGGELAGRSLDKLARIRRAAQRMRKLVEDCLAEDWLEAASLTPALQPLDTADLTRSLCADLALLHRHATFAVHLPSEPATVMADPSLLSVALSNLIDNAVKYSHPCEVTVTLSVERDTVQLCVHNPGAAILPADLGHIFEKFYRSPNVGRRAGAGLGLYLVKRIIEAHAGRIEVDSRDGAGTAFTVQLPPVNPVRDKSLPNPRQTAMNATVASVEMVH from the coding sequence ATGCATCTGGACGGCAACACTCTTTTCGCCATGACCGGAGTGATGATTTTCCTCTCGGCTCTGGTGGCCACGCTTCTCTACAAGCTCAACACCTCGGTGCCCGGTCCGCGGGGCTGGGCGTGGGGCAACATCCTGGTGGGGGTCTTTTTCCTGCTGCGGATGCTTCCCGCCCCGGTGCCGGAGTGGCTGAGCATCGCCGTCGCCAACGGCATTCTCCTGCTGGGCCAGGGCTTCACCTACATGGGAATGCGGCAGTTCGTCGGCCTGCCGCCCCTTCCGGCCGTTCCGTATGTCGCAGCCCTTCTGGTGGGGACGCCGCTGCTCTGGCTGCTCGACGACGGCAACGCACGCGTCGCTCTGGTCAGCACTGGGCTGCTCGCCTTTTCGGTCGCCACCATCGCCGCTCTGGTCGGACGGTCCGATGGCAGCGTGATCGGCCGGCGGTTGGTGATCGGCCTGTTCGCCGTCAACGCGGTGATGCTGACGTTTCGCATCGCCATGGCTCTGGGCAGTTCGATCAACATGGTGCCGAACAATGGGGGTGGCGGTGGCACCATGGCGCTGGTTCTGTTCGTCTGGAACATCCCCTTCGTCTTCATCGGCTGCGCCGGAATGGTGCTGATGGTTGCCGAGCGGCTGGCCTCGCAGGAGGCCCGGCGCGCCGAAGCCTTGGCCGGCGAGGTGCGGGAACGCGAACGCGTTGCCCGGCTGCTGACGGAGAGCGAGCGGCAATTGAGCGATCTGGTCAGTTCCTCGCCGCTGCCGATCCTCGTGGTGTTTCCGGACAGCCTGACGGTCGCCTTCCTGAACCAGCGGGCCGCGGACCTGCTCGGCCCCATCCAAGGGACCGCCATCGGCGCCCGGCTGCCCGATCTGATCGACCTGGGCACGGTGGGAGAGCCCGAAACCATGCTTCAGGCCCGGAGCCGTCCGCCGGGCGAACCATGGGAGGCTGAAACGTTGGCCCGCCTGCCCGACGGACGGCGGCTGTGGCTGCGCGTGTCCGCCGCCGCGGTGGGATTCGCACGGCGCGAAGCGCTGATCGTCAACCTCAACGACATCTCCGTTCACAAGGACCTGGAACAGAGTCTGGACGCCGCGCGCCAGAAGGCCGAGACGGCCTTGGAGATCCAACGCAACGCCATGGCGGAGCAGCGAAACTTCCTGGCCATGGTGTCGCACGAGTTCCGCAACCCGCTGGCCGTCATCCACGTCGCGGTGGATGATCTGACCGGAGCGGGCGGCGAGTTGGCGGGACGAAGCCTCGATAAGCTGGCGCGCATCCGACGCGCAGCGCAGCGCATGCGCAAGCTGGTCGAGGACTGCCTCGCCGAGGATTGGCTGGAAGCGGCGAGCCTCACGCCGGCCCTGCAGCCGTTGGACACGGCGGACCTGACACGGTCGCTGTGCGCCGATTTGGCTTTGCTGCACCGTCATGCCACCTTTGCCGTCCATCTGCCGAGCGAGCCGGCGACGGTCATGGCTGATCCATCACTTTTGTCGGTGGCTCTGTCGAACCTGATCGACAACGCCGTCAAATATTCCCATCCCTGTGAGGTCACCGTGACCCTGTCGGTGGAGCGCGACACGGTGCAACTGTGCGTCCACAATCCGGGTGCAGCAATTCTGCCGGCCGATCTGGGTCACATCTTCGAAAAGTTTTACCGATCACCCAACGTTGGGCGGCGCGCCGGAGCAGGACTCGGTCTCTATCTTGTCAAACGCATCATAGAGGCTCACGCCGGGCGCATAGAGGTTGACAGCCGCGACGGTGCCGGAACCGCGTTCACCGTGCAGCTGCCCCCAGTCAATCCGGTGCGGGATAAGAGCCTCCCGAACCCACGTCAAACCGCCATGAATGCGACCGTTGCCTCGGTTGAGATGGTCCACTGA
- a CDS encoding response regulator transcription factor: MKPDDVSVFLVEDDEDFRDALADCLDGAGFHVRAFADALSFYKGSLSVRPDVAVIDVNLPDESGLEVLGHVTTLGIGAILLTARGTTSDRVAGYEAGADIYFVKPVDTHELIAAIRGLAVKGRRRMEAAGKSVEAPASEGAAPVWLLKQRSHLLVGPDLQVVRLADQQTRLLAALALHAPNAAPRDDLLAALGHNPEFSDRQILDSAIRRLRRTVEVSAGIPLAVTTIPRVGYALRDGIVLDPN; the protein is encoded by the coding sequence ATGAAGCCCGATGACGTTTCGGTTTTCCTCGTGGAAGACGACGAAGATTTCCGAGACGCCCTTGCCGATTGTCTCGATGGGGCCGGCTTTCATGTCCGTGCTTTTGCGGATGCGCTCAGTTTCTACAAAGGTTCTTTATCGGTACGACCGGACGTTGCGGTGATCGACGTCAACCTTCCGGATGAAAGCGGATTGGAGGTGCTTGGACACGTCACCACCCTGGGGATCGGGGCCATCCTGCTGACCGCTCGCGGCACCACCAGCGACCGGGTGGCGGGGTACGAGGCTGGGGCTGACATCTATTTCGTCAAGCCCGTGGACACGCACGAGCTGATCGCGGCGATCCGCGGTCTTGCCGTCAAGGGCCGTCGCCGCATGGAAGCCGCCGGGAAGAGCGTGGAAGCCCCGGCGTCCGAGGGTGCCGCACCGGTCTGGCTGCTGAAGCAGCGCTCGCACCTGCTGGTCGGTCCGGACCTGCAGGTCGTGCGTCTCGCCGATCAGCAAACCAGACTCCTGGCCGCGCTCGCCCTGCACGCGCCCAACGCCGCGCCGCGGGACGACCTGCTGGCCGCGCTCGGGCACAATCCGGAATTCAGCGACCGCCAGATCCTGGACTCCGCGATCCGCCGCCTGCGCCGTACCGTCGAGGTTTCCGCCGGCATTCCCCTCGCCGTGACCACCATCCCGCGGGTGGGTTACGCGTTGCGCGACGGCATCGTCCTCGACCCGAATTGA
- a CDS encoding tetratricopeptide repeat protein translates to MPANHTADLKTGIPVPPTNKRWADKRWALSLVRRHRRAIVQAPGHAAGYMNLGEGLRTLGQDGAAAVVNARALTLRPDYTQALCARSVLFAGQGCPRAALRLALRALAVDPAFPTGWDWLARLAGAESLDEVRLRAMLRSVRLTPTRTEALVAFGTALTDGDRVRGDARAREEGVGILQRTLALDPASPEAIGALAGAAFRLSRFSEVLRLIRQLHRIDPQNANAYAMRSVVATMLGDFDAAVAHGRCAVLLAPGEATPWINLALGLHALQHPEIAAHYNRRAARLDPGGAVGRFNLSLNLLAMGDLARGWRLYEARWRMGGARTPDHAPLWDGTDPAGRRILLTAEQGQGDTLHFIRYAPLLAARGARVEAQVQPSLVRLVSLMPGVSAVHRSDEPPPPCDAVVALLSLPRLFGTTLDTIPAAVPYLRTAPADEARWRERLTGEHRVGERRLKVGLVWAGDSHAAHLGANAVDGRRSLPLAALAPLASVPGIAWISLQKGAPAAQAGTPPPGMDLTDWMDDVTDFADTAALITQLDLVISVDTSVCHLAGGLGKPVWVLSRFDACWRWLIGRDDTPWYPTMRLFRQERPGDWDPVIARLAARLRIVADHRIPAAPPY, encoded by the coding sequence ATGCCGGCGAACCATACGGCCGATTTGAAGACCGGTATCCCCGTCCCACCCACGAACAAACGATGGGCGGACAAACGATGGGCGCTGTCCCTGGTCCGCCGTCACCGACGCGCCATCGTCCAGGCGCCCGGCCACGCCGCCGGTTACATGAATCTGGGTGAGGGGCTGCGCACGCTCGGCCAGGATGGCGCGGCGGCGGTGGTCAACGCCCGGGCTCTGACGCTGCGCCCGGATTATACCCAGGCGCTCTGCGCGCGGTCGGTCCTGTTCGCTGGGCAGGGTTGTCCGCGGGCGGCGCTGCGTCTGGCCTTGCGGGCGCTGGCGGTGGACCCGGCTTTTCCCACCGGCTGGGACTGGCTCGCCCGGCTGGCCGGCGCCGAATCGCTCGACGAGGTCCGGCTGAGGGCGATGCTCCGCTCCGTCCGGCTGACCCCGACCCGCACGGAGGCGCTGGTCGCCTTCGGCACGGCCCTGACAGACGGGGACCGGGTGCGGGGCGATGCCCGGGCGCGGGAAGAGGGAGTCGGCATTCTGCAGCGGACCCTGGCGCTCGATCCGGCGTCCCCGGAGGCGATCGGGGCGCTGGCCGGCGCCGCCTTCCGCCTCAGCCGTTTTTCGGAGGTGCTGCGTCTGATCCGCCAGCTGCACCGGATCGATCCGCAGAACGCCAACGCTTACGCCATGCGCAGCGTGGTCGCCACCATGCTGGGCGACTTCGACGCGGCGGTCGCCCATGGCCGTTGCGCCGTGCTTCTGGCGCCGGGGGAGGCCACCCCCTGGATCAATCTGGCGCTTGGCCTGCACGCGCTGCAGCATCCGGAGATTGCCGCCCATTACAATCGGCGTGCCGCGCGGCTGGACCCGGGTGGAGCGGTGGGCCGCTTCAATCTGTCGCTGAACCTGCTGGCGATGGGTGATCTGGCGCGTGGCTGGCGGCTCTACGAGGCGCGCTGGCGCATGGGCGGCGCCAGGACGCCGGATCACGCTCCACTCTGGGACGGCACCGACCCGGCGGGCCGACGTATCCTGCTGACCGCGGAGCAGGGACAGGGGGACACGCTGCACTTCATCCGCTACGCCCCGCTGCTGGCCGCGCGCGGCGCGCGGGTGGAGGCGCAGGTGCAGCCGTCGCTGGTCCGGCTGGTCTCCCTGATGCCCGGCGTGTCCGCGGTCCACCGGTCAGACGAACCGCCGCCGCCCTGCGATGCCGTGGTCGCGCTGCTGAGCCTGCCGCGCCTGTTCGGGACGACGCTGGACACCATCCCGGCCGCCGTTCCCTATCTGCGCACGGCGCCGGCCGACGAGGCGCGCTGGCGGGAGCGCCTGACGGGAGAACACCGGGTCGGAGAGCGCCGACTGAAGGTCGGGCTGGTCTGGGCCGGGGACTCGCATGCCGCGCACCTCGGCGCCAACGCGGTGGACGGGCGGCGCAGCTTGCCTCTGGCGGCGCTCGCTCCGCTGGCCTCCGTACCGGGAATCGCCTGGATCAGCCTCCAGAAGGGCGCTCCGGCGGCCCAGGCCGGGACGCCGCCGCCCGGCATGGACCTGACCGACTGGATGGACGACGTCACGGACTTCGCCGACACCGCCGCCCTGATCACGCAGCTCGATCTCGTCATCTCGGTCGACACGTCGGTGTGCCATCTCGCCGGCGGTCTGGGCAAGCCGGTCTGGGTGCTGTCGCGCTTCGACGCCTGCTGGCGCTGGCTGATCGGCCGAGACGACACGCCCTGGTACCCAACCATGCGCCTGTTCCGGCAGGAACGCCCCGGCGATTGGGATCCGGTCATCGCCCGGCTCGCCGCCCGCCTCCGCATCGTGGCGGACCACCGGATTCCCGCCGCGCCACCCTATTAA